One genomic segment of Equus quagga isolate Etosha38 chromosome 20, UCLA_HA_Equagga_1.0, whole genome shotgun sequence includes these proteins:
- the CKB gene encoding creatine kinase B-type, whose translation MPFSNSHNTLKLRFPAEDEFPDLSGHNNHMAKVLTPELYAELRAKSTPSGFTLDDVIQTGVDNPGHPYIMTVGCVAGDEESYDVFKELFDPIIEDRHGGYKPSDEHKTDLNPDNLQGGDDLDPNYVLSSRVRTGRSIRGFCLPPHCSRGERRAIEKLAVEALSSLDGDLTGRYYALKSMTEAEQQQLIDDHFLFDKPVSPLLLASGMARDWPDARGIWHNDNKTFLVWINEEDHLRVISMQKGGNMKEVFTRFCNGLTQIETLFKSKNYEFMWNPHLGYILTCPSNLGTGLRAGVHIKLPHLGKHEKFPEVLKRLRLQKRGTGGVDTAAVGGVFDVSNADRLGFSEVELVQMVVDGVKLLIEMEQRLEQGQAIDDLVPAQK comes from the exons ATGCCCTTCTCCAATAGCCACAACACGCTGAAGCTGCGCTTCCCTGCCGAGGACGAGTTCCCCGACCTCAGCGGCCACAACAACCACATGGCCAAGGTGCTGACCCCCGAGCTGTACGCTGAGCTGCGAGCCAAGAGCACGCCGAGCGGCTTCACGCTGGACGACGTCATCCAGACTGGCGTGGACAACCCGG GCCACCCCTATATTATGACCGTGGGCTGCGTGGCGGGCGACGAGGAGTCGTACGACGTGTTCAAGGAGCTCTTTGACCCCATCATCGAGGACCGGCACGGCGGCTACAAGCCCAGCGACGAGCACAAGACCGACCTCAACCCCGACAACCTTCAG GGCGGCGACGACCTGGACCCCAACTACGTGCTGAGCTCGCGAGTGCGCACGGGCCGCAGCATCCGCGGCTTCTGCCTCCCCCCGCACTGCAGCCGCGGGGAGCGCCGCGCCATCGAGAAGCTCGCGGTGGAAG CCTTGTCGAGCCTGGACGGCGACCTGACGGGCAGATACTACGCGCTCAAGAGCATGACCGAGGCGGAGCAGCAGCAGCTTATCGACGACCATTTCCTCTTCGACAAGCCTGTGTCGCCCCTGCTGCTGGCCTCGGGCATGGCCCGAGACTGGCCAGACGCCCGCGGCATCTG gcacaATGACAATAAGACCTTCCTGGTTTGGATCAACGAAGAGGACCACCTGCGGGTCATCTCCATGCAGAAGGGGGGCAACATGAAGGAGGTGTTCACCCGCTTCTGCAACGGCCTCACCCAG ATTGAAACACTCTTCAAGTCTAAGAACTATGAGTTCATGTGGAACCCTCACTTGGGCTATATCCTCACCTGCCCCTCCAACCTGGGCACGGGGCTGCGGGCAGGTGTCCACATCAAGCTGCCCCACCTGGGCAAGCATGAGAAGTTCCCCGAGGTGCTCAAGCGGCTGCGGCTTCAGAAGCGAGGCACAG GTGGTGTAGACACAGCGGCTGTGGGTGGGGTCTTCGATGTCTCCAACGCAGACCGCCTGGGCTTCTCGGAGGTGGAGCTGGTGCAGATGGTGGTGGATGGCGTGAAGCTGCTCATTGAGATGGAGCAGCGGCTGGAGCAGGGCCAGGCCATTGATGACCTCGTGCCCGCCCAGAAGTGA